Proteins encoded together in one Carassius auratus strain Wakin unplaced genomic scaffold, ASM336829v1 scaf_tig00033549, whole genome shotgun sequence window:
- the LOC113081261 gene encoding apolipoprotein L6-like: MGMIQKLNPFRFSSQNKISEALTVSAADEQTQDHGGMRDHLKSTAQVSDEAEGQNASSAIDDTCLTAQIDQAAETDVPVSSEGNPLDNEDDEDGLLAWWRTVEGWSEWNESKQFNEKDGEQAIESAANRVFMSAKLFVHLLSQREPSLQRRIHELLTLADAADSFHWKTVTASVGGGVASVAGSITTITGLVLAPFTFGTSLIVTAVGIGVATAGGVTSASANITDTVHSNTDRKKVEKMIQDYQQEVKDIKECLDFLQAGMETLQEWHFEQYVDSITRRALNQNVKHVLKEGGRAGKALLVNTDSLINTVQVLSVAGGAAKAAQVISITTGVMSGLFLALDVFFLAKGSLELRKGAKTEFAAKIREVCKELQNGLQELKRIQLQLQKTMDGVEMMEEEDEEEEEEEEDENEEEEEEEEEEEEEEEEEEEEEEEAENHSEPKK, encoded by the exons ATGGGAATGATTCAAAAACTAAATCCATTCAGGTTTTCCTCACAG AACAAGATCAGCGAGGCTCTGACTGTCTCTGCAGCAGATGAGCAAACGCAG GATCACGGCGGGATGCGAGACCATCTGAAATCCACGGCTCAG GTGTCTGATGAAGCAGAGGGACAGAACGCCTCGTCTGCGATCGATGACACATGTCTGACAGCACAG ATCGATCAAGCGGCAGAAACAGATGTCCCCGTCTCCAGTGAAGGAAACCCTCTGGACAATGAAGAC GATGAAGACGGTCTGCTGGCCTGGTGGAGAACCGTGGAAG GTTGGAGTGAATGGAACGAGTCAAAGCAATTTAATGAAAAAGATGGAGAACA AGCGATCGAATCCGCCGCTAACCGGGTCTTCATGTCCGCCAAGTTGTTCGTGCACCTGCTGAGTCAGCGCGAGCCGTCGCTGCAGCGGCGCATACACGAGCTGCTGACGCTAGCGGACGCCGCAGACAGCTTCCACTGGAAGACGGTGACCGCGAGCGTGGGAGGGGGCGTGGCCAGCGTCGCCGGCAGCATCACCACCATCACCGGCCTGGTCCTGGCGCCCTTCACCTTCGGGACGTCCCTCATCGTGACCGCGGTGGGCATCGGGGTCGCGACCGCCGGCGGAGTGACGTCAGCGTCGGCAAACATCACCGACACGGTTCACTCCAACACGGACCGGAAGAAGGTGGAGAAGATGATCCAAGACTATCAGCAGGAAGTTAAAGATATCAAAGAATGCCTGGACTTCCTTCAG GCCGGGATGGAGACTCTGCAGGAGTGGCACTTCGAGCAGTACGTGGACAGCATCACCCGACGGGCTCTGAACCAGAACGTCAAGCACGTGTTGAAGGAGGGCGGCCGCGCCGGGAAAGCTCTGCTGGTGAACACCGACAGCCTCATCAACACCGTCCAGGTGCTCAGTGTGGCCGGAGGAGCCGCCAAAGCCGCGCAGGTCATCAGCATCACCACCGGCGTCATGTCCGGCCTCTTCCTCGCCCTCGACGTCTTCTTCCTCGCCAAGGGCTCGCTGGAGCTGCGCAAGGGCGCCAAGACCGAGTTCGCTGCCAAGATCAGAGAGGTCTGCAAGGAGCTGCAGAACGGACTGCAGGAGCTGAAGAGAATCCAGCTACAACTGCAGAAAACCATGGACGGGGTggagatgatggaggaggaggacgaggaggaggaggaggaggaggaggatgagaacgaggaggaggaggaggaggaagaggaggaggaggaggaggaggaggaggaggaggaggaggaggaggaggcagaaAATCATTCAGAACCCAAAAAATAG